The window TTCAAGCAATTCTGCTGTAGATGCAGCGCTGGAAACCTACAGAAAAGGAGCTGAAGTTACTATGATTGTACGCCATTCCGGGATTTCAAAAAGTGTAAAATATTGGGTAAAACCTGATATCGAAAACCGAATTGCTGAAGGCAGCATTCAAGCATATTTTAATGCAGAAATGATCGAAATTAAAGAAAAAACAGTTGTTTTTAAAGATGAGCATGGAGAATTTCATGAAATTTCCAATGATTTTGTGCTGGCTATGACAGGCTATCTTCCGGATTTTGATTTTCTGAGAAAATCTGGAATTGAACTGAATGGAGATTGCCTGAATCCGTTTTACAATACCGAAACGATGGAAACCAATATCCCCAACCTTTATCTTGCAGGAGTGGTTTGCGGAGGAAAAGACACGCATCTCTGGTTCATTGAGAATTCGAGAATTCATGCAGATATGATTATCTGTTCAATTCTTTCTAAACTTTAGAACAGCTCATCTGTTTATCTAAAAAAGTCTCGGGCAATTTCGTAGAAATTGCCCGAGACTTTTGTTATATCCGTGAATCCGATTGATGCACTTTATGCTGCATCTTCTTTCACTCTGTTTTTGTCCCTAAGCATCCATGGAATAATGAAGTAGAAACCAATGGCAATAAATGCAGCCAGGACTCCCGTTCCAATCCACAGGATATTAAATCCTGATTTTTCTGCAATCAGTGTTCCTATATAAGGAGTAACAATAAATGCAATGGAAAATGACATTCCGTTCAATCCCATATAAGCTCCTTTATTGTTTTCCCCTGAACGTAATGCTGTGATTGTTGACATAAATGGGAGTGTCCAGATTTCTCCTACACATAATAATGTCATAGACAAAACCAGGGTAATCATACTGTAATCAAAAGCCAGCATGGCATAGGAAATTCCGCACAGAAAAGTTCCGAACAGCATGGTAAAGGCTAATGTGAAATATTTCTCAGCAACCTGCACCAGCCCCATTTCCAGCAATACAATCAGAAATCCGCTGTACCCCAGAATATAACCGATATTTTGCTGGCTTAAATGCGCAGTATCCTTATAAAATATCGTCAGCGTACTGAATAACTGGAAGAAACATATGGCAAACAGCATACAGAAAGCACAGTAAATTAAAAACTTACCATCGCGGTAAGGAGAGCTTTCTTTTTTAACGATGACAGCTTCTTTTACTGTTTTAGCTTTCTGTTTCGCTACTCTTGCGCGATTCTTAAAGAACCAGATATACATTAATCCTGCCAGCAAAGCACCCAAGGCATTGCTGAAAAAGAGAAACTCATAAGAAATAGCAGATAAAATGCCTCCCAATGCCGGTCCGATGGAAAAACCAAGATTGACCGCCATTCTGTTCAGTGAAAAAGCTCTGGTGATATTTTCAGGTTTTGCATATTTGGTGATCGCCACAGAGTTGGCAGGCCGAAAAGTTTCGCTCACAATACTTTGGGCCAAAATAATCCCAGCCAAACCAGCTTCCGTTGTAAAAAGCGGAATCATACAGAATAAAGGCACACTGAGAAGCAAACTCAGGCTCTGCACCCTGTATTCTCCTATCTTATCCGTGATCATTCCTCCCAGCCATGATCCGATAACTGAACCTATTCCAAAAAAGCTGAGTACAATTCCGGAATTTTCAATACTGAAATGTAAATGATTCGTCATGTAAACTCCCAGAAACGGAAGTACCATAGAACCGGCCCTGTTGATGAGCATTACCAACGCCAGCATCCAACTCTCCTGCGAGAGTCCTTTGAACGAATTGGTATATATGTTTATTAGTTTCACAATCTTTAAAATTTTTAATTAATAATCTGTACCTGATTCAGTAGTATTGAGTTTTGTGAAATTGTAAGCACTTTCATCCATATCATCAATAAAAAAAACAGGACTTAAAAAAATAAGCCCTGTTTCATTTATATCTGTATAAATAAAATT of the Chryseobacterium aureum genome contains:
- a CDS encoding MFS transporter; the encoded protein is MLALVMLINRAGSMVLPFLGVYMTNHLHFSIENSGIVLSFFGIGSVIGSWLGGMITDKIGEYRVQSLSLLLSVPLFCMIPLFTTEAGLAGIILAQSIVSETFRPANSVAITKYAKPENITRAFSLNRMAVNLGFSIGPALGGILSAISYEFLFFSNALGALLAGLMYIWFFKNRARVAKQKAKTVKEAVIVKKESSPYRDGKFLIYCAFCMLFAICFFQLFSTLTIFYKDTAHLSQQNIGYILGYSGFLIVLLEMGLVQVAEKYFTLAFTMLFGTFLCGISYAMLAFDYSMITLVLSMTLLCVGEIWTLPFMSTITALRSGENNKGAYMGLNGMSFSIAFIVTPYIGTLIAEKSGFNILWIGTGVLAAFIAIGFYFIIPWMLRDKNRVKEDAA